One window from the genome of Enterobacter asburiae encodes:
- a CDS encoding pyridoxal phosphate-dependent aminotransferase, whose product MSNNALIPQSKLPNLGTTIFTQMSALAQQHNAINLSQGFPDFDGPTYLQERLAYHVAQGANQYAPMTGVQALREAIADKTAELYGHKPDANSEITVTAGATEALYAAITALVRAGDEVICFDPSYDSYAPAVELSGGVVKRVALQPPHFRPDWQAFAALLSDKTRLVILNTPHNPSATVWQKADFAALWQAIAEREIYVLSDEVYEHICFAEEGHASVLAHPLLRERAIAVSSFGKTYHMTGWKVGYCVAPAAISAELRKVHQYLTFAVNTPAQLALADMLRAEPEHYRELPDFYRKRRDLFVNALSKSRLEILPCEGTYFLLADYSAISDLDDVSFCQWLTKEVGVAAIPLSVFCADPFPHRLIRLCFAKQESTLLAAAERLNTL is encoded by the coding sequence ATGAGCAATAACGCATTGATTCCGCAGAGTAAGCTTCCCAATCTCGGGACCACCATCTTTACGCAGATGAGCGCCCTGGCGCAGCAGCACAACGCCATTAACCTTTCGCAGGGATTCCCGGATTTCGACGGCCCGACCTATCTGCAGGAGCGTCTGGCGTACCACGTGGCGCAGGGGGCGAATCAGTATGCGCCGATGACGGGCGTGCAGGCGCTGCGTGAAGCCATTGCGGATAAAACGGCGGAGCTGTATGGCCATAAGCCAGATGCGAACAGCGAGATCACGGTGACGGCAGGGGCGACCGAAGCGCTGTATGCGGCGATTACCGCGCTGGTTCGCGCGGGCGATGAAGTTATCTGCTTTGACCCGAGCTACGACAGCTATGCGCCTGCGGTTGAACTCTCCGGCGGCGTGGTGAAACGCGTGGCATTACAGCCGCCGCATTTCCGTCCTGACTGGCAGGCGTTTGCTGCACTGCTGAGCGACAAAACCCGGTTGGTGATCCTGAATACGCCGCACAATCCGTCAGCGACGGTGTGGCAGAAAGCCGATTTCGCCGCGCTGTGGCAGGCGATTGCCGAACGTGAAATTTACGTGCTGAGCGATGAAGTCTACGAGCACATCTGCTTTGCCGAAGAGGGACACGCCAGCGTGCTGGCCCATCCGCTGCTTCGCGAGCGCGCTATTGCCGTCTCGTCATTCGGCAAGACCTACCATATGACCGGCTGGAAAGTGGGATACTGCGTGGCACCGGCCGCCATCAGCGCCGAGCTGCGTAAAGTGCACCAGTATCTGACCTTTGCGGTGAACACACCCGCCCAGCTGGCGCTGGCGGATATGCTGCGCGCCGAGCCGGAGCACTACCGCGAGCTGCCGGACTTCTATCGAAAACGCCGGGATCTGTTTGTGAATGCGCTGAGCAAAAGCCGTCTGGAGATTTTACCCTGTGAAGGGACCTACTTCCTGCTGGCCGACTACAGCGCAATTTCCGATCTCGACGACGTCAGCTTTTGCCAGTGGCTCACGAAAGAGGTGGGCGTGGCCGCCATTCCGCTGTCGGTGTTCTGTGCCGATCCCTTCCCGCACAGGCTGATCCGTCTTTGCTTTGCGAAGCAGGAATCGACGCTGCTGGCGGCGGCAGAGCGTCTCAACACGCTCTGA
- the mtnC gene encoding acireductone synthase: MIRAIVTDIEGTTSDIRFVHDVLFPYARERLAAFVTAQQYAEPVKSILDNLRDEIGHPHASVSELIDALFAFMDEDRKSTALKALQGIIWHDGYVNGDFTGHLYPDVLPALEKWKAQGIDLYVYSSGSVSAQKLLFGYSDEGDITHLFSGYFDTHIGAKREVQSYQNIATQTGIAPSQILFLSDIHQELDAAEQAGFRTLQLIRGDDDGASHHHQVHQFDEINPEQIPS, from the coding sequence ATGATTCGCGCGATTGTGACGGATATTGAAGGCACCACCAGCGATATCCGTTTTGTCCATGATGTTTTGTTCCCCTACGCGCGTGAGCGGCTGGCGGCCTTCGTGACCGCGCAGCAGTACGCCGAGCCGGTCAAATCCATTCTGGACAACCTGCGTGATGAAATCGGCCACCCGCACGCCAGCGTCAGCGAGCTTATCGACGCCCTGTTTGCCTTTATGGATGAAGACCGCAAATCAACCGCGCTCAAAGCCCTGCAGGGAATCATCTGGCATGACGGCTACGTGAACGGCGACTTTACCGGCCACCTCTACCCGGACGTACTGCCTGCGCTGGAAAAGTGGAAAGCACAAGGGATTGATCTCTATGTTTATTCCTCAGGCTCCGTCTCCGCGCAGAAACTGTTATTTGGCTACAGCGATGAAGGTGATATTACTCATCTGTTCAGCGGCTATTTTGATACCCACATCGGCGCCAAGCGCGAGGTGCAGTCTTATCAAAACATTGCGACGCAAACGGGCATCGCCCCGTCGCAGATCCTGTTCCTGTCCGATATTCATCAGGAGCTGGACGCGGCTGAACAGGCAGGTTTTCGCACCCTGCAGCTGATTCGCGGCGATGATGACGGCGCAAGCCACCACCATCAGGTCCACCAGTTTGACGAGATTAATCCGGAGCAGATCCCTTCATGA
- the mtnA gene encoding S-methyl-5-thioribose-1-phosphate isomerase: protein MQTLQTTSLRVADNQLFILDQQALPQEKRWLDASTVEALVGHIHALRVRGAPLIGLSASLLLALLAENGKSRDELAAALETLRASRPTAVNLMNNLDRMKIALWQEDYVPALVAEALRLIDEDKRLCDAIARAGSALVKPGSRLLTHCNTGGLATAGVGTALGVIARAHQDGNVSCVWVDETRPLLQGGRLTAWELGELGVPYKLITDSMAASLMAKGEVDAVWVGADRIAANGDVANKIGTYSLAVLAKFHGIPFYVAAPQTTLDPDCPNGDAIPIEQRAASEVTGVAGSFGAVQWAPENAQVYNPAFDVTPASLISGWVLDTGVVTPEAVANGKFA, encoded by the coding sequence ATGCAGACATTACAGACGACCAGCCTGCGGGTGGCGGATAATCAGCTCTTTATTCTCGACCAGCAGGCGCTTCCGCAGGAGAAACGCTGGCTGGATGCCTCGACGGTCGAGGCGCTGGTTGGGCACATTCATGCCCTGCGGGTGCGCGGCGCGCCGCTGATTGGTCTCTCTGCAAGCCTGCTGCTGGCGCTGCTGGCGGAAAACGGCAAAAGCCGCGACGAGCTGGCGGCGGCGCTGGAAACCCTGCGCGCATCCCGCCCGACGGCGGTGAACCTGATGAACAATCTCGACCGCATGAAGATTGCGCTGTGGCAGGAAGATTATGTTCCGGCGCTGGTGGCCGAAGCGCTGCGGCTGATTGACGAAGACAAACGGCTTTGCGACGCGATTGCGAGAGCCGGCAGCGCGCTGGTTAAGCCCGGCAGCCGTCTGCTTACCCACTGCAACACCGGCGGGCTGGCAACGGCGGGCGTTGGCACCGCATTGGGCGTGATTGCCCGCGCGCATCAGGACGGCAACGTCAGCTGCGTCTGGGTGGATGAAACCCGTCCGCTGCTGCAGGGCGGTAGACTGACCGCGTGGGAGCTTGGCGAGCTGGGCGTGCCGTACAAGCTGATTACCGACTCCATGGCCGCCAGCCTGATGGCGAAAGGGGAAGTGGACGCCGTGTGGGTGGGCGCAGACCGCATTGCCGCCAACGGCGACGTGGCGAACAAGATCGGCACCTATTCTCTGGCGGTGCTGGCGAAATTCCACGGCATTCCGTTCTACGTTGCCGCGCCGCAAACGACCCTCGACCCGGACTGCCCGAACGGTGACGCTATCCCCATTGAGCAGCGTGCCGCCAGCGAGGTGACGGGCGTGGCCGGAAGCTTTGGCGCGGTGCAGTGGGCACCGGAAAACGCGCAGGTCTATAACCCGGCGTTTGACGTTACGCCAGCCTCGCTGATTAGCGGCTGGGTGCTGGACACGGGCGTGGTCACGCCGGAAGCGGTGGCAAACGGGAAATTCGCCTGA
- a CDS encoding methylthioribulose 1-phosphate dehydratase, translated as MTDNLQLTHLVDACRWIGAKGWAPATGGNMSVRQDERLCWLSESGKDKGSLTTEDFLQVEIATNRAPSGRRPSAETGLHTLIYRLFPEANAVLHVHTVNATVLSRLVKEAELNISGFEMQKSLTGQTTHLDTVAIPVFDNDQDINALASRIAHYAQERPLNYGFLLRGHGLTCWGRDVAEARRHLEGLEFLFECEMRLRQLERV; from the coding sequence ATGACAGACAACCTGCAACTCACACATCTTGTCGACGCCTGCCGCTGGATTGGCGCCAAAGGCTGGGCACCCGCCACCGGCGGCAACATGTCGGTGCGTCAGGACGAACGCCTGTGCTGGCTCAGCGAATCCGGCAAAGACAAAGGCAGCCTGACGACGGAGGATTTTCTGCAGGTGGAGATTGCCACCAACCGCGCGCCCTCTGGCCGCAGGCCGTCGGCAGAGACCGGATTGCACACCCTCATCTATCGTCTGTTCCCGGAAGCCAACGCCGTCCTGCACGTGCATACCGTCAACGCCACGGTGCTGTCGCGTCTGGTGAAAGAAGCCGAACTCAACATCAGCGGCTTTGAAATGCAAAAATCCCTCACCGGGCAGACCACGCATCTGGATACGGTGGCTATCCCGGTCTTTGATAACGACCAGGACATCAACGCCCTCGCCTCCCGAATCGCCCATTACGCGCAGGAACGCCCGCTTAATTATGGTTTTCTTCTTCGCGGTCATGGCTTAACCTGCTGGGGACGCGATGTGGCCGAGGCCCGCCGTCATCTGGAAGGATTAGAATTCTTATTTGAATGCGAAATGCGTTTACGACAACTGGAGAGAGTATGA
- a CDS encoding SRPBCC family protein produces the protein MTLDPETDLKLERVVDAPRDLLWLCWTTPEHIKNFFIPAPHKVTECDLDLRVGGRFNTVFEVDGQRMDNRGVFLEIDPGKKLVFTDGYGEDWKPAEKPFMTAILLLEDVGEGKTRYTAIARHPTKEIREQHEQMGFHEGWGIVLDQLVGYAKGLNA, from the coding sequence GTGACGCTCGATCCTGAAACAGACTTAAAACTGGAGCGCGTGGTGGACGCACCGCGCGACCTGCTGTGGCTCTGCTGGACTACGCCGGAGCACATCAAAAACTTCTTCATTCCTGCTCCCCATAAGGTGACCGAATGCGACCTCGACCTGCGCGTGGGCGGGCGGTTCAACACCGTGTTCGAGGTGGACGGGCAGCGAATGGATAACCGGGGCGTATTTCTTGAAATCGATCCCGGTAAAAAGCTGGTCTTTACCGACGGTTACGGGGAGGACTGGAAACCTGCGGAGAAACCGTTTATGACGGCGATCCTGCTGCTGGAGGATGTGGGCGAGGGCAAAACCCGCTACACGGCGATTGCGCGCCATCCGACGAAGGAAATCCGCGAGCAGCATGAACAGATGGGCTTCCACGAAGGGTGGGGGATTGTGCTGGATCAGCTGGTGGGGTATGCAAAAGGGCTTAACGCGTAG
- a CDS encoding IbrB-like domain-containing protein, which produces MRQRLITEMETYLQSLPEEDRINAINAFREAIHKNSPFREQPIDCVLWIRQDAITANDYNPNNVAPPEKRLLSKSLELDGFTQPIVVTESEPQHYEIVDGFHRHEIGKNRAALKHQLKGYLPITCLRQDRQDKHNRMAATIRHNRARGRHQINAMSEIVRELVQLGWNDERIGKELGMDSDEVLRLKQINGLLELFADRRYSEAWTVK; this is translated from the coding sequence AGTCACTTCCCGAAGAGGATCGCATTAACGCCATAAATGCTTTTCGCGAAGCAATCCATAAAAACAGCCCTTTTCGCGAGCAACCGATAGACTGCGTCCTCTGGATCAGACAGGACGCTATTACCGCTAACGACTACAACCCCAATAACGTTGCCCCTCCAGAAAAGCGGCTGCTCAGTAAGTCGCTGGAACTCGATGGATTCACCCAACCTATCGTTGTGACAGAAAGTGAACCGCAGCACTACGAAATTGTGGATGGTTTTCATCGTCATGAAATCGGCAAAAACCGGGCAGCGCTGAAGCATCAGCTTAAGGGCTATCTCCCCATCACCTGCCTGCGCCAGGACCGGCAGGATAAACATAACCGTATGGCCGCAACCATTCGTCACAACCGGGCGCGGGGTCGGCACCAGATTAACGCCATGTCGGAGATCGTTCGCGAGCTGGTGCAGCTTGGCTGGAATGACGAGAGAATAGGCAAGGAGCTGGGAATGGACAGCGATGAAGTCTTGCGCCTCAAGCAAATCAACGGTCTGCTGGAGCTGTTTGCAGACCGCCGTTACTCAGAAGCCTGGACGGTGAAATAA
- a CDS encoding 1,2-dihydroxy-3-keto-5-methylthiopentene dioxygenase, which produces MSALTIYSDKDASQHQWHSTDAAEIAQQLNAKGVRFERWAADRDLGHDPAPEAVIEAYQHAIDRLVAEKGYQSWDVISLRADNPQKEALRAKFLNEHTHGEDEVRFFVEGAGLFCLHIGDEVYQVLCEKNDLISVPAGTPHWFDMGSEPNFTAIRIFDNPEGWVAQFTGDAIADAYPRLA; this is translated from the coding sequence ATGAGCGCATTGACCATTTATTCCGATAAAGACGCCAGTCAACACCAGTGGCACAGCACCGACGCCGCCGAGATCGCCCAGCAGCTCAACGCTAAAGGCGTGCGTTTTGAACGCTGGGCTGCGGATCGCGATTTAGGACACGATCCCGCGCCCGAAGCCGTGATCGAGGCGTATCAGCATGCCATCGACAGGCTGGTGGCGGAGAAAGGCTATCAGAGCTGGGACGTGATCAGCCTGCGCGCCGACAACCCGCAGAAAGAGGCGCTGCGCGCGAAGTTCCTGAACGAACACACCCACGGCGAAGACGAAGTGCGCTTCTTCGTAGAAGGCGCAGGGCTGTTTTGCCTGCACATTGGCGATGAGGTGTATCAGGTGCTGTGTGAGAAAAACGACCTGATTTCCGTGCCCGCGGGCACGCCGCACTGGTTTGATATGGGCTCAGAGCCGAACTTTACGGCGATCCGTATTTTCGATAACCCGGAAGGCTGGGTGGCCCAGTTTACGGGCGATGCAATCGCGGATGCGTATCCACGGTTAGCATAA